CAGTGTCCGGGTTGAGGAGTCGACCGTCAGTTCTGACTGGAGAGTAGATGTTCTCGAGGAATCGTGGGTATGCGAAGGAGAGGGCGTCGTCCTGGTTGGGCAGGTGCTGCTGTTGTACTCGAGCAGCTTGCCCTCGGACGTCCTCGACACCCCACACCGGATTGGAAGCGCCGAAATCCACTTCCTGAAACCAGTCAGTTCTCCCGTGGGACTGTTCGGAGAACTCATCATGGACCGAAATCAAAGCGGCCCGAACATCTGGGTCAGGGACCGCTTGTAGGGCGGCTCGCACATGTCCGATCGGCGCCGATGCAGACAAGTTCGAATCGGTGTTGGTGCCGGCCGGCTGCAGCTGCTCCCAGAGCTCCTGAGGTGTCGGCGGAGCGTCGAGCGCATGGGACTCGGAGTCGTACACATCGAGCAGGAACTCACGCACTGCCGCACCGCCGCGGACATCGGGCTGGACAATTTTCGCGATCCGGTTGCGATGCTCGTCGAGTGACTCGGCAAGCGCTGCGGCTTGGTCGTGGAGCGACAGCAGGTCGGAGCGTTCGATCCTTTGAACACCTCCGAAGCCGTTGGGGAGCACGACTTCCTCTGGAAAGCCCTGAAGGTACTGCCGGCGTTGCTCGAGGTCCTGCATGTTTGCAAATCTGTGTGTCGGAAAAACTCTCATAATGATTCCCTTCTGTTGGATAGCAAAGGTCCCCCAAGCATGGTTCGGGTTGGTTTTGTCAGGTTTGGGGTACCTGAAAGAACGACATGGGGTCTTGCGCAGTGGACGCACGTGGGGGCTGCACCGTGCCGGCGCAGCCCCCGGTGTCCTACATCGCTAGGCCGTGTGTTTGAGGCGATATGGAATGGGCCTCCGGCCGCTGAACCGCTGCCAACTCTGCTGACTGGCTCGACACTGGCGCGCGCTCCTCAACGAGCCTTGTGTACTCCTGCAAGCGCTGGTACTTCGCGAGGTCTGTCACCGCCCAAGCTAGCGTTATCCCCCACATTGAATCGGAGCCCGTGTCGTATTTGTCGCGATTTGGGGAATTGCAGTAAATGCCGTCGGTGTATGCGGTGATTGCGAATTCCTGAGCTGATATGCCAGTCGGCTGCAGGTCTTCCAGTCGTGACGGGAACTCATCGAACGGGACACGGTCACGCACAAGCTGGTCATGCCGCTGAATCATGTTGTTCCTGACATCCTCGTCAGGAATATGACTCAACAGAGTCCGGCTTTCCTCCGCGTAGTGCAGGTAATCGAAGTCTCGCTCATAGTCAGCGAAGCGTGTCATCTTGATCTCTTCTCGGTAGCGACTGAGCGCGAATCGCCCAGCTTGGCAACCGACAGCCCGCGACGCGCATACAGCGAGTCAGAGGTAGTCCCGAAGCGCCGCCGAACCGCGAGGGAACGGAGTCTTCAGCTTTCCTTCGCGCTCATCACGGACATACTCGAGTGCGACAGAGTTCGCCTGCGACCGGGGAAGTTTTCGCCATGTCCGTGTTGACTCGAGTAGATCGTGAATCATCGTGTGGCAGCCGCGACACAACGGCCACAAGTCCTCGTGTTCTTCTGAACCGAGGCGATCATAGGTGATGTGGTGCAAGTCGTCCCGGCTGAGCACCCACGGATTACCGCAGCCGCGGCAGACAATACCCGCGCCTTCCGGTAGGAGGCCGGCTTCGTCCTCAGCCCACCGAAACCGGCGCCGAAACCATGCGGGGGAGCGCATATATGCGGCGTAGCGCTGACGGTGCGCTTCCCGTCCGTTGGAGCGCACCGCCCACGGGCTCAGCTCACGCACGGTACCCGGCCTGCATCTTCGCGATCGCGTCCCCGTACTCGGACGTGTCCCGAAGATGCTGTTCGAGGTTCTTCGAGTCCTTCTGACACTCCACGAACCGGGGATGCTCGTGAAATGGCCTGGTCCTCGGGAGGAACGGCGGCAGGTTGCGGTAGAACACAAACGCCATCCCCTTTTCAAGTGTCCGGATCTCGCTGCCCTCAAAGATCGCCCGCTTCTCTTCAGACAACTGCATCTGGGCCGGTCCGCGAAGCGCCATCGAATGCGACTCCCGCTCCACCCACGTCTCACCGATGAGCTTCGACATGTCCTCGAGCGCGCGAGGGTCACCTCCACCCGGCAGCACAATCTTCGCAGTAGCCGCATCCCACAGCGTGTCAGCGCCTTCCTGCCCGCCGTACTGCTGCAGCTGCGATTTCGACTGGAATACCGCGACTCCGATGCGGCCGACGCCGCCGCCGGCGGTGATGAGCTCGTACATGCCCTGGTACTCGAAGTTCCCTGCCTCATCAAGTAGATACGTGAGCGGCGGGTCGAGCCGGCCGCCGGGGGAGCCTGCCGCGATCGCTTTGGACACGTAGTCAACTTCTGAGAGAAACCCGTCGAGGATCCTGAGGTAACTTGCTGACGTCTTCTTGTCACCGATGAGGTAGACGGTGCCCTTCTGGAGGATGAAATCGGCGAAATTGAAGTTGGCATCGTCTGGTCCGACCTTCATCCAGTCGCGGGCGCTTCGGGAACCGAGAAACGCGAGCACCGTCGGTAAGACCGCCCATTGAGATGCGCGCTGCTCTGCAGGCATGTTGATGACCGTCTCAAGCATGGTCGCGTGCTCAATGAGCCCTTTCGGGTGGTCTCGGATCAAACGAACAGCTTCTTCTGCTGCGCGTGGCGAGGCGACCCAGCTCCAGATGTCGTCGACAGTGCGGCCGCCACACGCGGCCGCGTGAAACAGCGCGGTCGAGAGCTGCTTACCGAGGGTATCCCAGTGACCACCGTTCGTGGTCGACCCGGAGAACGCGTCAGCAGGGATGAGCCCGTTGATCCGACGAATCAACGTTTCTTCGTTGACGCAGCCGGCGACGGCGTCCCACTTCAAGACATGGCCGAAGTCTTTCCCGCTCTGGATCCCCGGGGCGAAAATCCACACCTTCGACCCTGCCCGTTCACGCGCCTGCATCGTCATCTGTGCGTTGTCGAGTTTTGAGGTCGTCGTCACGACAGCACCTGGTGCGTCCATGATCCACGGAAGCACCAGATTCCAGCCCTTGCCCGCGCGGGAGGGACCGATCACAATCATGGGGTCTTCCACCCGCAGGAAACACTCGATGCCCCGGAACATTCCGACCCGGTACCCAACGTCTGTGGCAGTCAGCCGTGAAGCCGGAAGCGCCGGCCGGAGCACAGGTGCTCGCTCTGCGAGAAGCTGCTCCTCGCCGAGCTCCTCACGGACTTGCTCACGTGATGCGAGGCCGGGCCTGCGCTGTGGGTCCTTCCTGCGCTTCGACCCTGCGCGTACAAACAGGAACACGACGGTTGCGATCGCAGCTGAGATGCACACGATGAGTGCCCAATGCAGCACGCCGGCACCGTTCACCCCATAGCGTGCTGCAGGATCCGCAGCACCCCAGAGCCCGAAATAGCGGAACACGGGAAGCGGCGTGAACGACTCTGCCCCGGTGAGGAACGTCACGAGCATCTGGACGAAGAACTGCAGCCCCAGGAGCACAGCTGCCGGGAGACCGATCACGAGCGCGAGTATCTCCGCGAAACCGAAGGTACGCAACCGTTTCTCAAAGCCCGTCGCAGGGGCGGTACGGTCTTGGAAGTGAGACATGGTGTTTCCGTTCTAGTCGTTGGCGATCGCCATCGGGGGTACCGCCCGTACGAGGCAGTCGGTGAATACGGCGCCGGCCCGCACGGCGAGATCTAAGACGTCGACGACCGGGCGCGACTGTCGGCCTTCCGCCCGGATGAGGTACTCACCGAACGCTGACGCTACTGCCGGCACCTCTGTGAGGAACGCGACGAGCTCAGTACTGTCGTTCGTGTCTGCGATGTAGCGGCCTGCAGCGCGCAGCGGCCTTGCTGCCAGGCGCGGCACCCTGAGCGGGGATCCCTCGATCACGTTCTCGACCCGCTCAAGGTGAGCGACGTAGAGCCGCACTTCCGCGGCCGCCGAGAGGAACGGTCCGTGAGCCTGTTCAAGGAACCGGGATCCTGCTTCGTTGGTGACGGACACACACAGCTCCCACACCTCACTCAGCAGCGGGTCGTCGCTGGTGGCGGAGAGCTCCCTCAGGGCCTTTCGTGCTTCGGTCGTGAGCACTGTCACGCTGTCTTTCGTCATACTGTTTCCCCCTGCATATGTGTGTTGTCCGTTTGTCCGCCAGGTTGGTCGGTGTCGCGGCCGAGATGCCGCATGGCCGCATCAGTGTCAAAGAGTCGCCGTTCCCAAGCCGTTGACGTCGGGTTGCCGTCGATGACGTAGCTGCGCTCCCCGGCACGGAACATAAACTCGCCACGACCGAACCCCTTGATGAGGTTCGCCTCACCCTGACGGAGTGTGCCGGCCTGGACTGCGCGCTTGAGCGTTGATTCGTTTTGATAGAACGTGATTGTGTTCGCATAGCCTCGGAGGAGTTTCTGGGCGAGGTTTCGTTCTTCGTCCCCGCCGGTATCGAAATCGCCGTCCTCGTGGACGATCATCATCATCGTGATGCCGTACTCTCCAGACAGTTTCAGCTGCAGCTCGTGCGCTTCGAGCGCCGCCTTCGTCTTCATGTCACGCCACCCTTCCTCGCGGATGACGAGGTGACGGCGTCCTGACGCCTTGTTCGACACCATGTTCTGCACCCATGAGTTCGTGATGGTTTGCGTGATCGCGAGTGCGAGGTCTCCGCGCTTCTCCATCGCGTACGTGTCAAACACTGTGTACGGGGACTCTGGGTCGAGTTGGATGGTGCCTTCGTCTTCGAACATGCCCGACAGGTTTCCCTGGAGGAGGAGGTCGAACATGAGCACCAGGTCGCGCGCCATGTCTTTCTCAAACATGCCGCCGCGGGCCGTGGTGAGCTCCGGTGAGTCGATCTTCTGGATGACTTTCCGGATTGTCGGGTGGTCGTTCGTTTCTCGAATCACTTCGCTGAGTGCCCAATTCAAGATCGCAATCTCGGCCGGAAACAGGTTCCTGGAACCGGGGGAGAGGAGTGCGCCGATGAGCTGGAGCACTTGCTGCCGAGATGCGAGCATGCGCTGTGCGTGCTCCGCTTCAGATTCTCCGAAGTGGCGCTCGCCTGTCTGGAGGGGATTCACGCGGATATCGGTGCCGAACGACCCAACTTTGAACACCTGTCCGCCGAGCGCTTCCGCAACAACACCGTGCTCGCCTTTCACATCACTCGTGTTGATCGAGTACACGCCAAACAGGGCGAGAAGTGTGACGAGCCGCTTCACGATGAACGACTTACCTCGGCGGAGGCTGCCCTTCACAAGAATGTTCGGGGACGACACCATGCCGGACAGATACATGTTCCATGGATGCATCACGAAACCGCGGCCTCCGGATAGCCTCTCGACCCCAATTACGGGACCGACAATCTGAGGGAGGTCTGAGGCCGCGAATGGATTTGCTGCCGCAAACTCCCACCCTGTGCCTACATGTGGTGGAGGGCTCAAGCGTCCGATGGAGCGGAAACGATCACCCATTTGTAGAAACGGAAGATCATCCACTTCCGGTGTTCCGACGGGCTCGCCGCGCGTGAGCTCGTCCTGCAACTCTCTGAGGATCCTTCGTTCTTTCCGGGTGAGTGTTCCCGGGTCGAACATGACTTGGCTGCGGCCCACTACTTCATCCCCATCCCAGTGGGATACGCCACAGAGATCAGACCGGCCTGTTGCTCGTATGCGAGGACAAGCAGTTCGATACCAGCGTTCGCGGCCGAGATCTCCATCGCCGCGCACGCTTCCTCGAGCTCGTCACGAGTGACCGCCGTGACAACGAGGTAGCCGGAGAACTCAAGCTGTCCCTGCCCGTCAACAAGATCTTGCTCTCGCGCGTCAAGATTGTGCCAGTCCGCATTGTCCGCGATCGTCGTTCCGGCACGATCTTGCTTGAACCTCGCGTTTTGCCGCCAGGTCTTTCGCTCCTGCGCGATTCGTTTCATCGCGTCCTTCATCAGTACGGGTGTGCCGACGAGTGAAAACGTGTGCCGAACAGCGAACCCGTGATGCGACTCCGCGAACGCAACATTTCCCATAAACCCAGGGATCGTCTGGATACGGGGCCATTCGGCCACCCAATACGTGCGGTGAAACGCGGAATCTGTCTCCGCATAGTCTTTGTCCTCGTCAAGCGACATCGGGCCTGCCAGTTCCGGCGCGACTCCTTCAAACGCTTCCCCGATGCGTGCATCGATCGCTGTCTCCCCAACAGGGTCGACGGTTCCTCGCCCGGCCGCTGCCCACTCACGTGGCGTACACCATGCGACACGGGTGAATCCTGCCTGCATGAGCGCTTCAGTGGTGGACCCCATCTCTTGTTCGCACACTCCGAGCACGCCAGCCTTCCCCCCGCCGTGACTCTTTACGAGGGAGCGGCCTTCGCGGCCTCCCATGTCGAGCGTGAGGGTGATCGTGGAGGGCCTCCACACGACCTCCTGCGCGAGGAGGTTCAATGCTTCCTGGTAGGACTCCGCGAGCGGGCCGGTTTTCTTCAACGCGTCGAAGTGCTGTTGCTCAACAACGATGGAGCCGGGTCTGGTGCGTTCCTGCACCGTGACTTTCGCGATCTGTCTGCGTCTTGTCCACGCGCCCACAACGGTCATCCAGCCAGCGATCAGTCCTTCTCGTTCCTCTGGGGTGGCGACAGACACCGAGTGTTGAGCCATACCGGGAGACGCGACCACGCACGTGATCGATGCATGTTGTGACTGTTTGTCCCAGATCACGACCGAACCTTTACTTGTTTCCCAGATTTCGAATCGGTTTGGGTATCCAGGAAGTTCCAGCTGGCCCTTCACGATGGGCCCGGTTTTCTTCCGGTACTTTGCCATGCCAGTTGCCTTTCTGCGATGGAACTTGAGAATCTTCAGGACTTGGACCGTCCAAGGGATGCCTGCTTCGGTCTTGAGGAACCCGCCGAGTGCAAGCGGGGACATGATGAGGGCTGCAGTGAGCGCGCCGCCAAGGTTTCGCGCGACCAAAAAGACGAGCACAGGGGCGATCGCGATGCCGATAGACCACACCCCGTACTTGTCGATGCCGAGGATGACGCCTTGGGTGGGGCGCCTGGAGTATTGAACTTTCGCGATCTCGTAACTGTCGGTACTCATCGGACACCCCTCGTGGGTTTCGGCGCTGCCGGCCGGGCCCGTTGCCCCGGCGTCTGCCCTTGGCCTTGCGTCTTGGGGGCTGGTGTCTCAGGTGCACGGCCCCTTTGTGCGGGAGCTCCGCCCTGCTTGGGCGTTGTTGGCGTACTGCCCGGGGCCTGCTTCCCCGAAGGCCCCGTGCTGCCTGGTTTAGCGTTCTGGCTAGACTTCCCGCCCGTCTTTGACGTGCCCGAAGTTCCCTTCGGGCCTGCCGGGGCACGATTCCCTGTACTACCGCTGCCGCCGCGCGTTGCCGCGCCGCCACCGCTGCCACCGCGCGTGAGTACAGACGTGACGTTTCGCACGGCGGTCTTTGAAGACTGGCTGACGCTACGGCCCATCTGAGAGCCGGCCTGGTCGCCGGCCACTCCGTCTGCTCCGAGGAAGTCGAAGAACTTCACGACCATGAGTGGCATAAATGCCGTCATGAACAATCCAATCCCCAACGTGAGAGTGCCGCCGTCAAACAAGGTTGCGCCCTTGGTTGCACGAAGAATCATCGCGAGGAGACCAAACATGAGCGGTTCGGCGATGAGGAGCGCGATTCCAGCGTTCATCCACTTTTTCGCGAGGCCCCATCCGCCCTTCGTGGTGACAGCCATAAACGCCAGCGGCGCGAAGGCAATGAGGACCATGATTGCGAAGTTTCGAAACGCGAGCGCAAAGTTTAAGACGATCATCCCGAGGATGAGTACCAGCAGCAGGATCAGCATCGGGAGAAACCCCACGCCTAGCACTGAAAGGACCGCACCGGTTTTGTCGCTGCCTGTGCCAACCTGCATTGTTGTGCGGATCGCTGCGGCAAAGCCGTCACCGCCTCCGATCCGGTTCAGTAAGTCCTTGCTGATCTCTGCGGACACTTCCAAAAGTTTCCCACCGACCGTCAGCGCCAATATCGTTGACGGGATGCCCGAGAGCACTCCGATGATGGGCCACTTGATGTCACCTTGGAAGACACCCCGCATAATTCCCACGGAGAGGATGCCGAGGGAGACCACGATTGCGAGGCCGAACCAGTACCCGGACTCACCAATAGCGCTGTCCCAGAGCTTTGATCCGGGGGCGATGGAGTGGTTCCCGAGAGTGATATCGGCAACCCACGACAGGAACTCCGTGAGTCCCTGCGTCTGGCTCTCAAACGATTTACAGATCAGATCGACCGGGCCGCACTCGAAATCGATATCGAGGGTGTCTTCCATGTGGCGCATACTGTGCTCCCGCTAGAACAGCGGGATGCCTCCCACATACGTCATCGCTGCCGTAGCAGAACCGAGGAGCATCACGCCGCCGAGGGCAGACGCCAACACAATCCAGCCGATGTGCTGTTTGCGTTCACTCAGCTTTCCGACCGCCAGCAGAATGACTGAGAGAACCACAGCGAGAAGACAGACAGCGGTAGCGATAGCAGCCGCCATATTCACAAGGTGCATCACTGCACCCACGCCTGGAGCTCCGAAGTCTGGTTGAATATCCGGCACCTTGATAGCGGGCAGGACACCAACAGCGTCAATGAGTGAGGGAATGAAATCCATGTGAGTCTCCGTTTTCGTACCGCCACCCGGTGTGGCGCTACAAAAACGACGGGGCTGCAAGCGCACTTGGCGCTCACAGCCCCGACACATGGGACACGTGCCTCTACAAGTTGATTCCCCGCGCCGACATGACAGGTCTCGGGTCAGTCGGGATTCCATGGACGAGGGTCTCAAAGTGCAGGTGCGGGCCCGTCGAGTTTCCGGTGCTACCGACATAGCCGACGTGCTGGCCGGCTTTCACTTTCTGTCCGACCTTGAGCGCTGTCTGCCTGACCATATGTCCGTAGAGTGTGGAAAGACCCCCGGCATGCTCGATGACGATGTACCAGCCATATGAGTCCTGCCCCGCCCAATGCGTCGCAGTCACTGTCCCGGAAGATGCCGCGTAGATCGGTGTCTCCTGCGGCGCGGCAAGATCCATGCCGGTGTGCCCGTAGTAGCCCCACCATTCCGTCGTGATGATGTACGACTGCACAGGAGACGCCCAGTCCCCAACCACCGGCACCGTACCGGGAGGTCCTGGTGGCGCTACTTCCTCGGTCTCGTCCGTCGCCTGCGCGACCGCGCCAGCCACGGTCGTGCCGATGAGGACGAAGGGC
Above is a window of Leucobacter aridicollis DNA encoding:
- a CDS encoding SCO6880 family protein, which gives rise to MSTDSYEIAKVQYSRRPTQGVILGIDKYGVWSIGIAIAPVLVFLVARNLGGALTAALIMSPLALGGFLKTEAGIPWTVQVLKILKFHRRKATGMAKYRKKTGPIVKGQLELPGYPNRFEIWETSKGSVVIWDKQSQHASITCVVASPGMAQHSVSVATPEEREGLIAGWMTVVGAWTRRRQIAKVTVQERTRPGSIVVEQQHFDALKKTGPLAESYQEALNLLAQEVVWRPSTITLTLDMGGREGRSLVKSHGGGKAGVLGVCEQEMGSTTEALMQAGFTRVAWCTPREWAAAGRGTVDPVGETAIDARIGEAFEGVAPELAGPMSLDEDKDYAETDSAFHRTYWVAEWPRIQTIPGFMGNVAFAESHHGFAVRHTFSLVGTPVLMKDAMKRIAQERKTWRQNARFKQDRAGTTIADNADWHNLDAREQDLVDGQGQLEFSGYLVVTAVTRDELEEACAAMEISAANAGIELLVLAYEQQAGLISVAYPTGMGMK
- a CDS encoding type IV secretory system conjugative DNA transfer family protein, which translates into the protein MSHFQDRTAPATGFEKRLRTFGFAEILALVIGLPAAVLLGLQFFVQMLVTFLTGAESFTPLPVFRYFGLWGAADPAARYGVNGAGVLHWALIVCISAAIATVVFLFVRAGSKRRKDPQRRPGLASREQVREELGEEQLLAERAPVLRPALPASRLTATDVGYRVGMFRGIECFLRVEDPMIVIGPSRAGKGWNLVLPWIMDAPGAVVTTTSKLDNAQMTMQARERAGSKVWIFAPGIQSGKDFGHVLKWDAVAGCVNEETLIRRINGLIPADAFSGSTTNGGHWDTLGKQLSTALFHAAACGGRTVDDIWSWVASPRAAEEAVRLIRDHPKGLIEHATMLETVINMPAEQRASQWAVLPTVLAFLGSRSARDWMKVGPDDANFNFADFILQKGTVYLIGDKKTSASYLRILDGFLSEVDYVSKAIAAGSPGGRLDPPLTYLLDEAGNFEYQGMYELITAGGGVGRIGVAVFQSKSQLQQYGGQEGADTLWDAATAKIVLPGGGDPRALEDMSKLIGETWVERESHSMALRGPAQMQLSEEKRAIFEGSEIRTLEKGMAFVFYRNLPPFLPRTRPFHEHPRFVECQKDSKNLEQHLRDTSEYGDAIAKMQAGYRA
- a CDS encoding M23 family metallopeptidase, coding for MAAPAVAVKVAVHAAQSKTGRNIILGVLAVILTIIMLPFVLIGTTVAGAVAQATDETEEVAPPGPPGTVPVVGDWASPVQSYIITTEWWGYYGHTGMDLAAPQETPIYAASSGTVTATHWAGQDSYGWYIVIEHAGGLSTLYGHMVRQTALKVGQKVKAGQHVGYVGSTGNSTGPHLHFETLVHGIPTDPRPVMSARGINL